In Delphinus delphis chromosome 11, mDelDel1.2, whole genome shotgun sequence, one genomic interval encodes:
- the EID3 gene encoding EP300-interacting inhibitor of differentiation 3, whose protein sequence is MAEEKDCLRGDVEKGEEPVVTITGGACSGKQAAEEPMKVEAEAGPDACSDDLSCGEADIDPSLLELVDEEKCRSIRKQYRQLIYNVQQNRDDIVNTTSESLTEALEEANVLFDAVSRTREAALDAQFLVLASDLGKEKAKQLNSDMSLFNQVAFCDFLLIFVGLNWMEDDGRDALSDCDDNIVRSFWETVQKEATSWMLQAETFHFIFGSFKSEPSARKPRLEHRKRVHRMEENGDMPTKLRKLDLSSNQEATEKEVERILGLLQTCFQKYPDTPVSYFEFVIDPNSFSRTVENIFYVSFIIRDGFARIRLDHDRLPILEPININHVGEGNDSSSHCRKQGVISLSLQDWKNIVATFEISEAMITNSY, encoded by the coding sequence ATGGCTGAGGAAAAAGATTGCCTGAGGGGAGACGTAGAGAAGGGCGAGGAGCCGGTGGTAACCATTACCGGTGGTGCGTGCTCTGGGAAGCAGGCGGCGGAGGAGCCGATGAAGGTGGAAGCGGAGGCGGGGCCTGATGCCTGCTCTGACGACCTCAGCTGTGGGGAGGCCGACATCGACCCAAGCCTGCTGGAGCTGGTTGATGAGGAGAAATGCCGGAGTATCCGCAAGCAGTACCGGCAGCTCATCTATAACGTCCAGCAGAACCGTGATGACATAGTGAACACGACGAGCGAGTCCTTAACCGAAGCTCTCGAAGAAGCCAATGTCCTGTTTGATGCAGTGAGTCGAACGAGAGAAGCGGCCCTCGACGCTCAGTTTCTTGTTTTGGCTTCTGATTTgggtaaagaaaaagcaaagcagcTAAACTCTGACATGAGCCTTTTTAATCAGGTGGCATTTTGTGATTTTCTGCTTATATTTGTGGGTCTAAACTGGATGGAAGATGATGGACGTGATGCGCTGAGTGACTGTGATGATAATATAGTTCGTTCTTTTTGGGAGACAGTACAAAAGGAAGCAACGTCGTGGATGCTGCAAGCTGAAACATTCCACTTTATATTCGGTTCATTCAAATCAGAGCCTTCCGCGCGGAAGCCCCGACTTGAGCACCGGAAAAGAgttcacagaatggaagaaaacggGGATATGCCTACAAAGCTGAGGAAGCTGGACCTGAGTAGTAATCAAGAAGCGacagaaaaagaagtagaaagaatCTTGGGATTGTTGCAAACGTGCTTTCAGAAGTATCCTGATACTCCCGTGTCCTATTTTGAGTTTGTGATTGACCCAAACTCTTTCTCTCGTACTGTGgagaatatattttatgtttctttcattATAAGGGATGGTTTTGCAAGAATAAGGCTTGACCATGACAGGCTGCCAATATTGGAGCCCATTAATATTAACCATGTGGGTGAGGGGAATGATTCCAGTTCCCATTGCAGGAAACAAGGAGTTATATCTTTGAGTTTACAGGACTGGAAAAATATTGTGGCAACTTTTGAAATTTCAGAGGCCATGATCACAAACTCGTACTAA